A genomic window from Cucumis melo cultivar AY chromosome 8, USDA_Cmelo_AY_1.0, whole genome shotgun sequence includes:
- the LOC103500911 gene encoding sorting nexin 1 — MEQERSLPGSSLSPRSPSSQPYLSVSVTDPVKLGNGVQAYISYRVITKTNFPEYQGPEKIVIRRYNDFVWLHDRLFEKYKGIFIPSLPEKNAVEKFRFSAEFIEMRRQALDIFVNRIASHHELQKSEDLRTFLQAEEETMERLRSHDSGIFKKKPADLMQMFKDVQSKVSDIVLGKEKPVEESNPEYEKLKHYIFELENHLTEAQKHAYRLVKRHRELGQALSDFGKAAKLLGACEENAVGKGFSEMGAKSEMLSIKLQKEAHQLLMNFEEPLKDYVRTVQSIKATIAERANAFRQQCELAETTRLKEINLDKLMLMRSDKASEAEVEYKELKAASEEATKRFETIVALMNQETIRFQEQKTLDMGLAFHEFAKGQARLANGVADAWRSLLPKLEALSVS; from the exons ATGGAGCAGGAAAGAAGTTTGCCGGGTTCATCGCTTAGCCCTAGATCTCCGTCTTCCCAGCCTTATCTGTCAGTTTCGGTGACTGATCCTGTCAAATTGGGAAATGGGGTTCAAGCTTATATCTCATACCGAGTCATCACAAAG ACTAATTTTCCTGAATACCAAGGTCCAGAGAAGATTGTCATTCGGCGATACAATGATTTTGTTTGGTTACATGACCGGCTTTTTGAGAAGTATAAAGGCATTTTTATTCCTTCTCTTCCAGAGAAAAATGCTGTAG AGAAATTTCGTTTTAGTGCTGAATTTATTGAAATGAGGCGTCAAGCTTTGGATATATTTGTAAATCGGATAGCTTCACACCACGAGCTTCAGAAGAGTGAGGATTTGAGAACCTTCTTACAGGCGGAAGAAGAG ACCATGGAGAGGTTGAGGTCTCATGACTCTGGAATTTTCAAGAAAAAGCCAGCTGATTTAATGCAAATGTTCAAG GATGTACAGTCTAAAGTGAGTGACATTGTTcttggaaaagaaaaaccaGTTGAAGAATCAAATCCTGAATATGAAAAGCTAAAACACTACATCTTTGAGCTTGAAAACCACTTAACTGAAGCCCAGAAGCATGCATATCGACTCGTGAAAAGGCATAGAG AGTTGGGACAGGCGTTATCGGATTTTGGAAAGGCTGCAAAACTTCTTGGTGCTTGTGAAGAAAATGCTGTTGGGAAGGGGTTCTCAGAAATGGGAGCTAAATCAGAGATGTTGTCAATTAAGTTGCAAAAAGAG GCTCACCAACTTCTGATGAATTTTGAGGAACCCTTGAAAGATTATGTTCGAACCGTTCAATCTATTAAG GCCACCATAGCCGAGAGAGCCAATGCCTTCAGGCAGCAATGTGAACTTGCCGAAACAACAAGGCTGAAAGAGATAAATCT AGACAAACTCATGCTAATGAGATCCGATAAAGCATCTGAGGCTGAGGTGGAGTACAAAGAG TTGAAGGCAGCAAGTGAGGAAGCAACAAAAAGATTTGAGACAATAGTAGCACTAATGAATCAAGAGACCATAAGATTCCAGGAACAGAAAACACTAGACATGGGGCTTGCTTTCCATGAATTTGCAAAAGGACAGGCACGCTTAGCAAATGGGGTTGCCGATGCATGGCGAAGTCTCCTTCCCAAGCTCGAGGCTCTCTCGGTTTCCTGA
- the LOC103500909 gene encoding uncharacterized protein LOC103500909, with product MDAISYSTNQFFRHPNVNSRPCVLSPMPSHNPSLVFFASNTRHRQISTFSQFSGPCHRISNLVPKSSDENNDIVPSEDDPEDGVSLGTMKLPLDTDIARFQVLLFQWANSLCQGANLPLPVPLKVDKIPSGVRLGFITIGDGKTEVLVYIDCLVFPATASTSPIFRAIRNGRLKDQSPPGEPRIMRSLLGALKKSVEISRV from the exons ATGGACGccatttcttattcaacaaaccAATTCTTTCGTCACCCAAATGTCAATTCTCGCCCATGTGTTCTCTCTCCAATGCCGTCTCATAATCCGTCACTGGTTTTCTTCGCTTCGAACACGCGGCATCGCCAAATCTCCACTTTCTCCCAATTCTCAGGTCCATGCCACAGGATTTCCAATCTGGTGCCCAAGTCTTCGGATGAGAACAACGACATTGTGCCCTCAGAAGATGACCCTGAAGATGGAGTATCCCTTGGGACTATGAAATTGCCTTTGGACACTGACATTGCTAGGTTTCAGGTCTTACTCTTTCAA TGGGCCAATAGTCTTTGCCAGGGAGCTAACTTGCCACTTCCAGTGCCATTGAAG GTTGACAAAATACCCAGTGGAGTTAGACTTGGTTTTATCACAATTGGAGACGGAAAGACAGAAGTTCTCGTGTATATAGATTGCTTGGTTTTCCCTGCTACTGCCAGTACTAGTCCAATTTTTCGGGCCATAAGAAATGGACGCTTAAAGGACCAGTCACCTCCTGGTGAACCGAGAATTATGAGGAGTCTTTTGGGTGCTTTGAAAAAATCAGTTGAAATTTCTAGAGTAtga